Proteins from a single region of Ananas comosus cultivar F153 linkage group 3, ASM154086v1, whole genome shotgun sequence:
- the LOC109707581 gene encoding probable serine/threonine-protein kinase nek3 — MLSCFLDLCRIFFDCCGDDEEQERRSSYGAGYYSPLQRESSPKRSPAPEAYTQYTATYSWKASSPPRLKPSSSSLVSSKPYSSSSDSFPSPSPAKPQSKPSSSSLVSSKASSSSSSSSSSSSFLTPSFTASFASSSPAKPQSPHAASAGAKTSQLAKPSSSSVVSSKASFPSSSPPSLTRSSTVSSVPPSPAKAQPPHAASAGAKASQISKPYSSPSLAETSSASSIFLTPSLTAYFASLSLAKTQSPHATSASAKTSPLLKPPSSSVVSSKASSSSSASSSVTPLPASSAPPSPAKARPPHATSAGAKASRLSEPNSSPSLVSSKASSSSSSSLTPSSTASFAPPPPVKAQSPHASSTGPKASLQWKPVPSKASSSSFSFLAPSSTASFASPSPAKAQPPHATSAGAKASQLSEPSLPSLVSSKALPSPVKAQSPHAASAGPIASLQWKPVSSKASSSSFSFLAPSSTASFASPSPAKAQPPHATSAGAKASQLSEPSLPSLVLSKAASSSSSSLTPSSTASSASPSPAKAQSPHAASGSGSPARAWPLAEPSSPSSVSSKASSSSSSSLPPLTASFASPQFEQRNKISQLPRYEIPKHLREQIKNDVVPQVLKRPLSPSTYADYFAALLYAEDYYSEKWSDFILHDVMLELRKKDSFKIQNSAGGNKNNKSNAQKDKPFVAFEIDSVPEKRPYLISRDHVLVRPAGKQIEPFQGIFFRVEKSKWVLAEFGDNFHKQHSPSKKYDVSFSFNRVCLKRCHHAVSAAMDPFLCSILFPDPPHKTFLGPIHDFNFTQNDRESAVIAIISHIINLRSPEPYLLEGPLSETPSGNLSEMGNVIHSAILQLYRTCTSSKILVCAPRNRTLDALTKSLLEDIPESRIFRANAAFREYNLVPDDIMPVCSFEEECFTCPPLAELENFRVVTSTFISTFRLKAAGIGADHFSHIFLVDASSSTEPETVVALANLVGKTTAVMVTGSLLNMPKCVRSDMARRNGLKKSFFQRLREMEPYCLDDPMCITHVYGDDKRNDGTMILPSMDTNGFEY; from the exons ATGTTATCCTGCTTCCTTGATCTTTGTCGGATCTTCTTCGACTGCTGCGGAGATGATGAGGAACAAGAACGAAGAAGCAGCTACGGCGCCGGTTACTATTCGCCGCTGCAAAGAGAGAGTTCGCCGAAGAGATCGCCTGCGCCCGAAGCATATACACAATATACTGCTACTTATAGTTGGAAAGCATCATCGCCGCCGCGGTTGAAACCTTCTTCATCCTCTCTTGTTTCTTCAAAGCCTTATTCTTCTTCGTCAGATTCTTTTCCTTCTCCGTCTCCGGCGAAACCTCAATCCAAACCTTCTTCATCGTCTCTTGTTTCGTCGAAggcttcttcttcatcatcatcatcatcatcatcttcctcCTTCTTAACTCCTTCCTTTACAGCTTCATTTGCTTCTTCGTCTCCGGCGAAACCTCAATCTCCTCACGCCGCATCGGCCGGTGCAAAAACTTCGCAGCTGGCAAAACCTTCTTCATCCTCTGTTGTTTCGTCGAAGGCTTCTTTTCCATCATCATCTCCCCCCTCCTTAACTCGTTCTTCAACGGTTTCTTCTGTTCCTCCATCTCCGGCGAAAGCTCAACCTCCTCATGCTGCATCTGCTGGTGCAAAAGCTTCGCAGATATCGAAACCTTATTCTTCGCCCTCTCTTGCAGAAACTTCTTCTGCATCATCTATCTTTTTAACTCCTTCCTTAACAGCTTATTTTGCTTCTCTGTCTCTGGCAAAAACGCAATCTCCTCACGCCACATCGGCCAGTGCAAAAACTTCGCCGCTGTTAAAACCTCCTTCGTCCTCTGTTGTTTCGTCGAaggcttcttcttcgtcgtcagCTTCCTCTTCCGTAACTCCTTTACCAGCTTCTTCTGCTCCTCCATCTCCGGCAAAAGCTCGGCCTCCTCATGCCACATCTGCTGGTGCAAAAGCTTCGCGGCTATCGGAACCTAATTCTTCGCCTTCTCTTGTTTCGTCTAAggcttcttcttcatcatcttcctcCTTAACTCCTTCTTCAACAGCTTCttttgctcctcctcctccagtaAAAGCTCAATCTCCTCATGCCTCATCAACTGGTCCAAAAGCTTCGCTGCAGTGGAAACCTGTTCCATCGAAGGCTTCTTCTTCGTCATTTTCCTTCTTAGCTCCTTCTTCAACAGCTTCCTTTGCTTCGCCATCTCCGGCAAAAGCTCAGCCTCCTCATGCCACATCAGCTGGTGCAAAAGCTTCGCAGCTATCGGAACCTTCCTTGCCCTCTCTTGTTTCGTCTAAGGCTCTTCCTTCCCCAGTAAAAGCTCAATCTCCTCATGCCGCATCGGCTGGTCCAATAGCTTCGCTGCAGTGGAAACCTGTTTCATCGAAGGCTTCTTCTTCGTCATTTTCCTTCTTAGCTCCTTCTTCAACAGCTTCCTTTGCTTCGCCATCTCCGGCAAAAGCTCAGCCTCCTCATGCCACATCAGCTGGTGCAAAAGCTTCGCAGCTATCGGAACCTTCTTTGCCCTCTCTCGTTTTGTCTAAAGCTgcttcttcatcatcttcctcCTTAACTCCCTCTTCAACAGCTTCTTCTGCTTCTCCATCTCCAGCAAAAGCTCAGTCTCCTCACGCCGCATCAGGCAGTGGATCTCCTGCAAGAGCTTGGCCGCTAGCAGAACCTTCTTCGCCCTCTTCTGTTTCGTCGAAGGCTTCTTCTTCGTCATCTTCCTCCTTACCTCCTTTAACGGCTTCTTTTGCTTCGCCCCAATTTGAGCAGCGGAATAAGATCAGTCAGCTCCCCCGGTACGAGATACCGAAGCATCTGCGGGAGCAGATCAAGAATGATGTCGTGCCCCAAGTGCTCAAAAGGCCCTTATCCCCATCAACTTATGCTGATTACTTTGCCGCTCTGCTTTATGCAGAGGACTACTATTCTGAG AAATGGAGCGACTTTATTTTGCATGATGTCATGCTGGAATTGCGTAAAAAGGACAGCTTCAAGATTCAGAACTCAGCTGGAGGCAACAAGAACAACAAAAGTAATGCTCAGAAGGATAAGCCTTTTGTAGCTTTCGAGATTGATTCAGTTCCTGAGAAGCGGCCGTACCTCATATCAAGGGATCATGTCCTCGTGCGACCCGCTGGGAAGCAAATTGAGCCCTTTCAG GGAATCTTCTTCCGGGTCGAAAAGAGCAAATGGGTGTTAGCCGAATTCGGAGACAATTTCCACAAGCAACACTCGCCCTCGAAGAAGTACGACGTTAGCTTCTCCTTCAACCGGGTTTGCTTGAAGCGATGTCACCACGCGGTTTCGGCTGCAATGGATCCTTTCCTCTGCAGCATCCTTTTCCCCGACCCACCCCATAAAACATTCCTTGGACCCATCCATGATTTCAACTTCACCCAGAATGACCGAGAAAGTGCCGTGATTGCGATAATAAGCCATATTATAAATCTACGAAGTCCTGAACCTTATCTTCTCGAGGGGCCTCTTTCAGAAACGCCATCAGGCAATCTCTCTGAAATGGGGAATGTGATTCACTCAGCTATTCTGCAGCTCTACAGAACCTGCACCAGCAGTAAAATCCTTGTATGTGCTCCGAGAAACCGGACATTGGATGCGCTAACAAAAAGCCTGCTGGAGGACATCCCAGAATCGAGAATTTTCCGTGCCAATGCAGCCTTTCGAGAGTACAATCTCGTCCCGGATGACATTATGCCGGTGTGCTCATTTGAGGAGGAGTGCTTCACTTGTCCACCTCTAGCTGAGCTTGAGAACTTCAGGGTTGTTACCTCTACCTTCATCAGTACATTTAGGCTGAAAGCTGCTGGAATTGGTGCTGATCATTTCAGTCATATCTTTCTCGTCGACGCCTCTTCTTCTACGGAGCCTGAGACTGTTGTGGCTCTCGCGAATCTCGTGGGCAAGACTACTGCTGTCATGGTGACAGGGTCACTACTCAATATGCCGAAGTGCGTGAGATCGGATATGGCGAGGAGAAATGGATTGAAGAAGTCGTTCTTTCAGAGGCTTCGTGAGATGGAGCCCTACTGTCTGGATGATCCTATGTGTATCACCCATGTTTATGGTGATGATAAACGAAATGATGGAACTATGATACTTCCATCAATGGATACTAATGGATTCGAGTACTAA